One stretch of Candidatus Bathyarchaeia archaeon DNA includes these proteins:
- a CDS encoding TrkA family potassium uptake protein encodes MSRKEIFSRIPMKRRLKKQSRRFTFVFYQALYGPFVFFRAIYRQLILLALMIVGGAVIYSYYEQLPLMGAILAAVSTVTTLGFYSPNGGNLYTMDPTESALLITMIVISVGSVASILQSSVNTLAKGDLAKGQVGKRLMKKLKGHVIVFGYTHLGRYVTDKLDEIGLDYVVITKNPTKYDEMVKRNFFAVLESENQPLEALTTAGIKQASMIVVAHEKDPDNMLSILSARKMRHDIRIVSVIHNPSLTETAKNAGADMVIPSSVTVGHLLALSAVTKNIVGVVFSERIGAHEIAEFSVFKSSKLIGKGMQEISKAATIIGVLRRGDVIQNLFDPNFRIQEDDTLLVFGDPANLIELEKQAKAL; translated from the coding sequence ATGAGCCGAAAAGAAATTTTCAGTCGTATACCGATGAAGCGGAGACTAAAAAAGCAGAGCCGCAGATTCACGTTTGTTTTTTATCAAGCGCTCTACGGGCCCTTCGTGTTTTTCCGAGCCATCTACCGCCAACTCATTCTTTTGGCGTTGATGATTGTTGGGGGCGCAGTGATTTACTCTTATTATGAGCAGCTTCCGCTTATGGGGGCAATTCTTGCGGCGGTTTCCACGGTGACTACGCTGGGGTTCTATTCGCCAAACGGAGGAAACCTGTACACGATGGACCCAACGGAATCCGCGCTCTTAATTACTATGATTGTGATTTCTGTAGGTTCAGTGGCGTCGATACTCCAAAGTAGCGTGAACACGCTTGCGAAAGGGGACTTAGCTAAGGGGCAGGTTGGAAAACGGTTGATGAAGAAACTTAAGGGGCACGTTATCGTTTTCGGATACACCCATCTGGGCAGATACGTTACGGATAAGCTGGATGAAATAGGCTTAGACTACGTTGTGATAACCAAGAACCCAACCAAATACGACGAGATGGTAAAACGCAACTTTTTTGCTGTGCTAGAATCAGAAAATCAACCCTTGGAAGCATTAACCACAGCGGGGATAAAACAGGCCTCCATGATTGTCGTGGCTCACGAAAAAGACCCCGACAATATGCTCTCCATTCTCAGCGCCAGAAAAATGCGTCACGACATCCGAATAGTCAGCGTCATTCACAACCCCAGCCTCACCGAAACCGCCAAAAACGCAGGCGCCGACATGGTCATCCCCTCCTCGGTAACAGTGGGGCATCTGCTGGCGCTTTCCGCGGTGACCAAAAACATTGTGGGCGTGGTTTTCTCTGAAAGAATTGGGGCACACGAGATTGCCGAGTTTTCGGTTTTCAAATCCTCAAAGCTTATCGGAAAGGGCATGCAGGAAATTTCTAAAGCAGCCACCATTATTGGGGTTCTGCGTCGGGGGGACGTTATTCAGAACTTGTTTGACCCGAACTTCAGGATTCAGGAAGACGACACGTTGCTGGTTTTTGGTGACCCCGCTAACTTGATAGAGTTGGAAAAGCAAGCCAAAGCCCTCTAA
- the asd gene encoding aspartate-semialdehyde dehydrogenase has protein sequence MSSKRKVAILGATGAIGQRYIQLLQGHPWFQIEVLAASERSAGKKYRNACNWTMESELPKEIANLTVADANLEAVQKAGKVDLVFSSLPGDPAGPVEEEFAAQYPVFSKASAHRMETDVPLLIPEVNPEHLALVAVQQKNRGWKGFITTDPNCSTIQMALTLKPLMQFGLQQVMVTTMQALSGAGYPGVPSLDIIDNVVPYIGKEEDKMESESNKILGTFNGKAVQNAQFVVSSSCNRVQVIDGHLESVFVKLDKSPAAEEVAEAFRSFKGEPQALKLPSAPENPIIVREEANRPQPRFDRDAGKGMSVSVGRIRKDPIMTLKYMCLGHNTIRGGAGAGILSAELAVAKGLA, from the coding sequence ATGTCCTCAAAACGTAAAGTAGCAATATTGGGCGCCACTGGAGCCATCGGTCAAAGATACATCCAACTTCTCCAAGGGCACCCATGGTTCCAAATTGAAGTTTTAGCAGCCTCAGAGCGGTCAGCAGGCAAAAAATACCGCAACGCCTGCAACTGGACAATGGAATCCGAATTACCCAAAGAAATCGCAAACTTAACCGTCGCTGACGCTAACCTTGAAGCCGTACAAAAGGCAGGCAAAGTAGACTTGGTCTTCAGTTCGTTGCCTGGAGACCCTGCTGGACCCGTCGAGGAAGAATTCGCGGCGCAGTACCCTGTGTTTAGCAAGGCATCTGCGCACCGTATGGAAACCGATGTTCCCCTGTTGATTCCTGAAGTGAATCCTGAGCACCTTGCTCTTGTTGCTGTTCAGCAGAAGAACCGTGGCTGGAAGGGCTTCATAACCACTGACCCTAACTGTAGCACCATCCAGATGGCTTTGACGCTTAAGCCGCTTATGCAGTTTGGGCTTCAGCAAGTTATGGTTACAACTATGCAGGCGCTTAGCGGCGCAGGCTACCCAGGTGTTCCCTCATTGGACATCATCGACAACGTGGTGCCCTACATCGGCAAAGAAGAAGACAAAATGGAGTCCGAGTCCAACAAGATACTGGGCACCTTCAACGGCAAAGCAGTACAAAACGCCCAATTCGTGGTGAGCTCCAGCTGTAACCGCGTCCAAGTTATAGACGGCCACTTGGAGTCGGTTTTTGTGAAGCTGGACAAAAGCCCGGCTGCAGAGGAAGTTGCCGAGGCATTTCGGAGCTTCAAAGGCGAACCTCAAGCGCTCAAGTTGCCTTCAGCCCCCGAAAACCCCATCATTGTCAGAGAAGAGGCGAATCGTCCCCAACCCAGATTTGACCGAGACGCAGGCAAAGGCATGTCGGTTTCAGTGGGCAGAATCCGAAAAGACCCCATCATGACCCTCAAGTATATGTGTCTGGGTCATAACACCATTAGGGGCGGCGCTGGCGCAGGAATACTAAGCGCGGAGCTTGCAGTCGCCAAAGGATTAGCTTAA
- the dapF gene encoding diaminopimelate epimerase, which produces MNFWKMHGLGNDYVVIDNRDGKIADKDTSVFAKKLCERRFNVGADGLLLVYPSTKADVRMRIFNADGSEAEMCGNGIRCFAKFCYENNIVTKTEFEVETLAGVKPVWLTLQDGEVKLVKVDMGAPDWNRQTLPMMGEGTCINDDLLVDDETYSVTCLSMGNPHCVIFVENTDEFPVEYIGPMIETHKAFPKRTNVGFVQVVGKNELNVRVWERGCGETLACGTGTCAAVAAANKLGKVKDKVTVHVLGGDLQVEVGKTLFLKGAAEKVFEGRLF; this is translated from the coding sequence ATGAACTTTTGGAAGATGCATGGGTTAGGCAACGACTACGTCGTCATCGATAACCGCGACGGAAAAATCGCCGACAAAGACACATCCGTCTTTGCCAAGAAGCTTTGTGAACGCCGATTCAACGTCGGCGCCGACGGACTTTTGCTCGTTTACCCCTCAACCAAGGCGGACGTGCGGATGCGTATCTTTAACGCGGACGGCAGTGAAGCTGAAATGTGCGGCAACGGCATCCGATGCTTTGCCAAATTCTGCTACGAAAACAACATCGTCACGAAAACCGAGTTTGAAGTAGAAACTTTGGCGGGTGTGAAGCCTGTCTGGTTAACCCTTCAAGACGGGGAGGTCAAGTTGGTTAAGGTGGATATGGGTGCACCTGATTGGAATCGCCAAACCCTGCCGATGATGGGTGAGGGCACATGCATAAACGATGACCTACTGGTAGACGATGAAACCTACAGCGTAACCTGTCTTTCCATGGGCAACCCCCACTGCGTCATATTCGTCGAAAACACCGACGAGTTTCCCGTCGAATACATTGGACCCATGATTGAAACCCACAAAGCATTTCCCAAACGAACCAACGTCGGCTTTGTCCAAGTAGTGGGCAAGAACGAGTTGAACGTGCGGGTTTGGGAGCGAGGCTGCGGCGAAACCCTTGCATGCGGCACGGGAACCTGCGCGGCGGTTGCAGCAGCAAACAAGCTGGGAAAAGTCAAAGACAAAGTTACCGTACACGTGTTGGGCGGCGACCTGCAGGTAGAAGTAGGGAAAACTCTGTTTTTGAAGGGAGCCGCGGAGAAGGTTTTTGAAGGAAGACTCTTCTAA
- the lysA gene encoding diaminopimelate decarboxylase: MNTLNEPLENRNGQLFIDGVQAKTLAEKFDTPLYVVSECRIRNNYHRLQEALTQNYKKTKIFYAMKANSNLSVLKILETEGANLDAVSPGEVFTALTSGFTPDRILFTGTSVRTDELKFLADANVTINIDSQSQLDRLLKITVPKILSVRVNPEIGAGHHDHCITAGKQSKFGVWEQDAVRAYTTAKEAGVERFGIHMHIGSGILDVKPFLGALDKFLSVAKRVHEQVGMDFEFIDIGGGLGIPYKPEDKTLDLQVFSDNVLTLFKAKTSQYELGEPYLHVEPGRYLVADACVLLTSVNTVKVTPYRKFVGVDAGFNTLVRPAMYGSYHHVLVANKLVATDEDKYDVAGPICESGDLLAKDRSLPRVEEGDLLAVQNAGAYGYSMSSQYNSRPRAAEVLVKEGKYRLIREREQLDDLMRGQYQTTEWKG; encoded by the coding sequence GTGAATACTCTTAACGAACCCTTAGAGAACCGAAATGGGCAGCTTTTCATCGACGGGGTCCAAGCGAAGACGCTTGCTGAAAAGTTTGACACTCCCCTTTACGTTGTTAGCGAATGCCGAATCCGAAACAACTATCACCGCCTGCAGGAAGCGTTGACTCAGAATTATAAGAAGACAAAGATTTTCTATGCAATGAAGGCAAACTCGAATCTTTCGGTGTTAAAGATTCTGGAAACGGAAGGCGCCAACTTGGATGCGGTTAGTCCAGGCGAAGTCTTCACGGCTTTGACCAGCGGCTTTACCCCAGACCGCATTCTGTTCACGGGAACAAGCGTACGCACCGACGAGCTCAAGTTTTTGGCAGACGCTAACGTCACCATAAACATCGACAGCCAATCCCAACTGGACAGGCTGCTGAAAATCACGGTTCCAAAAATCTTGTCAGTTCGAGTGAACCCCGAAATCGGTGCAGGACACCACGACCACTGCATAACCGCGGGCAAGCAATCCAAATTTGGAGTTTGGGAGCAAGACGCCGTCCGCGCCTACACAACCGCAAAAGAAGCAGGTGTGGAGCGTTTCGGCATCCACATGCACATTGGCTCAGGTATTCTTGATGTGAAGCCGTTTCTGGGGGCGCTGGACAAGTTTCTCTCTGTAGCAAAGCGAGTTCACGAACAGGTAGGCATGGATTTTGAGTTCATAGACATCGGCGGAGGCTTAGGCATACCGTACAAGCCTGAAGATAAGACGCTGGATTTGCAGGTGTTCTCTGACAATGTTCTCACCCTATTCAAAGCGAAGACCAGCCAGTACGAGCTTGGGGAACCATATTTACACGTAGAACCAGGCAGGTATTTGGTCGCGGATGCGTGTGTCCTGTTAACCTCGGTGAACACCGTCAAGGTTACGCCTTACCGCAAGTTTGTAGGCGTAGATGCAGGCTTCAACACGTTGGTTCGCCCTGCAATGTACGGAAGCTATCACCATGTCTTGGTAGCCAACAAGCTGGTTGCTACCGACGAAGACAAATACGACGTAGCTGGACCCATATGTGAGTCAGGCGACCTGCTTGCTAAAGACCGAAGTCTGCCCAGAGTTGAAGAAGGCGACCTGCTAGCGGTGCAGAACGCTGGAGCATACGGATACAGCATGAGCAGCCAATACAACTCGCGTCCCCGAGCCGCTGAAGTCCTGGTCAAGGAAGGCAAGTACCGCCTGATTCGGGAACGGGAACAGCTAGATGACCTCATGCGGGGACAGTATCAGACGACGGAGTGGAAAGGATGA
- a CDS encoding aminotransferase class I/II-fold pyridoxal phosphate-dependent enzyme, translated as MNVEFADRIKRLPPYLFAEIEKQIKDKKAAGVDLISLSIGDPDLPPPQVVIDALQEEAANPKNHNYSFSQGETDFRAAVKSWYKKRFGVDVAQEQVVALLGSKEGIANVARAFVNPDDKVLCPDPAYPVYANGSTILCDGTPVAMPLMEENGFKPNFETLPTEGVKMMFLNYPNNPTAATVDKAFLKEAVDFAKDNNIILCYDNAYSEITYDDYRAPSILEIDGAMECAIEFNSLSKTFNVTGDRIGFAVGNKDLVAGLAKVKAQIDSGPPVYTQKVAVKALNTYNGPEQPEFLRQTNQILQERRDLLVKNLHDIGFECEKPKATFYVWANCKGDSMKFAAKLLDAGVAVTPGVGFGEHGEGYVRITFTQPAERIREACERIRGLFK; from the coding sequence ATGAATGTAGAGTTCGCTGACCGAATTAAGAGACTTCCCCCTTACCTATTTGCAGAAATCGAAAAACAAATCAAAGACAAGAAAGCCGCAGGCGTGGACCTTATTTCTCTGAGCATAGGCGACCCCGACCTTCCCCCGCCACAGGTCGTCATTGACGCCCTGCAAGAAGAGGCAGCCAACCCCAAAAACCACAACTACAGCTTCAGCCAAGGCGAAACTGATTTTCGCGCCGCCGTCAAATCATGGTACAAGAAGCGTTTCGGCGTTGACGTTGCTCAGGAACAAGTGGTTGCGCTTTTGGGCAGCAAAGAAGGCATAGCCAACGTCGCAAGGGCGTTTGTGAACCCAGACGACAAGGTTTTGTGTCCTGACCCCGCGTACCCCGTGTACGCCAACGGCAGCACCATCCTCTGCGACGGAACCCCAGTGGCGATGCCGTTGATGGAAGAAAACGGATTCAAACCAAACTTTGAAACGTTGCCAACCGAGGGGGTTAAAATGATGTTTCTCAATTACCCCAACAACCCCACAGCCGCCACCGTAGACAAGGCGTTTCTGAAGGAGGCGGTTGATTTTGCCAAAGACAACAACATCATCCTCTGCTACGACAACGCATACTCAGAAATAACCTACGACGACTACCGTGCGCCTAGCATTTTGGAAATTGACGGCGCCATGGAATGCGCCATCGAATTCAACTCGCTCTCCAAAACCTTCAACGTGACGGGAGATCGCATCGGCTTTGCAGTAGGCAACAAAGACTTGGTGGCAGGCTTAGCGAAAGTGAAAGCACAAATTGATTCAGGTCCACCGGTGTACACTCAAAAAGTCGCCGTCAAAGCCCTCAACACCTACAACGGTCCAGAGCAGCCAGAGTTTCTGCGCCAAACAAACCAGATTCTGCAAGAACGCCGCGACCTGCTGGTGAAAAACCTCCACGACATAGGCTTTGAATGCGAAAAACCTAAGGCAACCTTCTATGTCTGGGCCAACTGCAAGGGCGACTCCATGAAGTTTGCCGCCAAACTGCTCGACGCAGGAGTAGCTGTAACCCCGGGCGTTGGGTTTGGCGAACACGGAGAAGGCTACGTTCGAATTACGTTTACGCAGCCAGCTGAACGCATACGGGAAGCCTGCGAAAGAATCCGCGGGCTTTTCAAGTAA
- the dapA gene encoding 4-hydroxy-tetrahydrodipicolinate synthase, whose amino-acid sequence MTLFSGCYTALITPFRANREVDYEGLQRIVEFQLANGVSGILACGTTGESATLDWNEHNKVTERIHEYTHQKGTTIAGAGSNSTQEAIEGTVHAQHLGIPAVLLVDPYYNGPSSLEIRREYIEPVAKQFPDMQVIPYVIPGRTGTQLLPQDLAILHATYPNVRCVKEATGNLDNARLTRQVCGSDFDILSGDDDKTFAMMSSPDMAATGAISVTSNYAPKAVSDMMRHILDGNLEQAKQLYETLQPLFSLVTVKTQEPTPYGPVTVRARNPLPAKTLMNILGIPSGPCRQPIGKMTHTGLEVVLSTARKVHQEHPEVFTPIEQFFGVDLSDRLNNERYLEGLFYA is encoded by the coding sequence ATGACGCTATTTAGCGGTTGTTACACCGCCCTCATCACCCCCTTCCGCGCAAACCGCGAAGTAGACTACGAAGGGTTACAAAGAATTGTAGAATTCCAACTAGCAAACGGTGTCAGCGGCATCCTAGCTTGCGGCACCACAGGCGAAAGCGCCACCCTAGACTGGAATGAACATAACAAAGTCACAGAACGCATCCACGAATACACCCACCAAAAAGGCACAACCATCGCAGGCGCAGGCAGCAACAGCACCCAAGAAGCCATCGAAGGCACCGTCCACGCCCAACACCTAGGCATCCCCGCCGTGCTCCTCGTTGACCCCTACTACAACGGCCCCAGCAGCCTCGAAATTCGCCGCGAATACATCGAACCCGTCGCCAAGCAGTTCCCCGACATGCAAGTCATCCCCTACGTCATCCCTGGGAGAACAGGCACCCAGCTTCTTCCCCAAGACCTCGCCATACTCCACGCTACCTACCCCAACGTGCGTTGCGTCAAGGAAGCCACAGGCAACTTGGACAATGCCCGCTTAACCCGCCAAGTCTGCGGAAGCGACTTTGACATTCTCTCAGGCGACGACGACAAAACCTTTGCCATGATGTCGTCCCCAGATATGGCAGCGACAGGAGCCATCTCCGTGACCAGCAACTACGCCCCCAAGGCAGTCAGCGACATGATGCGCCACATCTTAGACGGAAACTTGGAGCAGGCAAAGCAACTCTACGAAACGCTGCAACCCCTCTTCAGTCTAGTCACCGTTAAGACCCAAGAACCAACCCCCTACGGCCCCGTCACTGTTAGGGCACGCAATCCTCTTCCAGCAAAGACCCTCATGAACATTTTAGGCATACCTTCAGGCCCCTGCAGGCAACCGATAGGCAAGATGACCCATACAGGACTGGAAGTTGTGCTATCCACCGCACGCAAAGTCCACCAAGAACACCCCGAAGTTTTCACACCCATAGAACAGTTCTTTGGCGTTGACCTCTCCGACAGACTCAACAATGAACGTTACTTGGAGGGCTTATTCTATGCTTAA
- the dapB gene encoding 4-hydroxy-tetrahydrodipicolinate reductase — protein MLKLCIAGAAGRMGQAIIGEATAKGHQIVGAVEAANHPAIGKSLRELGIVNSDTSLMGPDNLCDAVADADVYITFTSPAAEVLNLPAVAKMGKRIVLGTTGLTAEQNQIIRAAVETKVPAVFSPNYSVGINILFKLAEVLKALPPDYTFSISEIHHTAKKDAPSGTAVKLAEIVSGIRGYTTTVHGREGISVRKPEELEVVAMRAGGVPGIHDLIVAGPNEMLRIEHTAFNRNVLSQGAVVAAEWISKQQTPGIYSMATVLGL, from the coding sequence ATGCTTAAGCTCTGTATCGCAGGCGCCGCCGGCAGAATGGGTCAGGCAATTATTGGGGAAGCCACGGCAAAGGGACACCAGATTGTGGGGGCCGTCGAAGCCGCAAATCACCCAGCCATAGGCAAAAGCCTTAGAGAACTGGGCATCGTCAACTCAGACACCTCCCTCATGGGACCCGACAACCTCTGCGACGCCGTCGCCGACGCCGACGTCTACATAACCTTCACGTCGCCCGCCGCAGAAGTGCTCAACCTGCCCGCCGTCGCAAAGATGGGCAAAAGAATAGTTTTAGGCACCACGGGCTTGACTGCGGAGCAGAACCAGATAATCCGTGCTGCCGTCGAAACCAAGGTTCCCGCCGTGTTCTCTCCCAACTACAGCGTAGGCATTAACATACTCTTCAAGTTAGCCGAAGTGCTCAAGGCATTACCCCCCGACTACACCTTTAGCATAAGCGAAATTCACCACACCGCCAAAAAGGACGCCCCCAGCGGAACCGCCGTAAAACTCGCCGAAATTGTTTCAGGCATACGAGGCTACACCACAACCGTCCACGGCAGAGAAGGCATCAGCGTCCGAAAACCAGAGGAACTTGAAGTGGTGGCGATGCGTGCAGGCGGCGTTCCAGGCATCCATGACCTGATTGTGGCGGGACCCAACGAGATGCTTCGCATCGAACACACAGCCTTTAACCGAAACGTGCTGTCGCAGGGTGCGGTTGTTGCGGCAGAGTGGATAAGCAAACAACAAACCCCCGGCATCTACAGCATGGCAACCGTGTTGGGGCTTTAA